The following proteins are encoded in a genomic region of Helicobacter sp. MIT 21-1697:
- a CDS encoding plasminogen-binding N-terminal domain-containing protein, producing MRILVGLICAVMLQAIDTLPKNVEIDEVSSNTLSFRAGHLKVGQSGIVLTHNQGYNIIIASAVIKSIKNGTAYANYKPFDSISQKYLPTPQATPKQGDKMIFGSFYNKSIAIAPDQESYNKILSLAPNTSFSHIDLLGAFLAKDGINDPKPKHLIQFCNVYSIGLLYILASNGVNVLDCQSFSILEVLPFDKPQLENTQAPFFSRIVNIDTGSLASKLRSKKSRQYFPYYDNLLRQSLKSFENLKN from the coding sequence ATGCGAATATTAGTAGGATTAATTTGTGCAGTAATGCTTCAAGCCATTGATACTCTGCCAAAAAACGTGGAAATTGATGAGGTAAGCTCAAATACGCTATCTTTTCGTGCAGGACATTTAAAAGTCGGGCAAAGTGGTATTGTGCTCACTCATAATCAAGGTTATAATATTATTATTGCCAGTGCTGTTATTAAAAGCATTAAAAATGGCACAGCTTATGCAAACTATAAACCTTTTGATAGTATTTCACAAAAATATCTTCCTACACCTCAAGCTACTCCCAAACAAGGGGATAAAATGATTTTTGGTAGTTTTTATAACAAATCAATTGCTATTGCTCCAGACCAAGAAAGTTATAATAAAATTCTCTCCCTTGCACCCAATACAAGCTTTTCTCATATTGATTTATTAGGTGCATTTTTGGCAAAAGATGGCATTAATGACCCAAAACCTAAGCATCTAATACAATTTTGCAATGTGTATAGCATAGGATTATTATATATTCTTGCTTCTAATGGTGTCAATGTGCTTGATTGCCAGAGTTTTAGTATCCTTGAGGTATTGCCTTTTGATAAACCGCAACTTGAAAACACACAAGCACCATTTTTTTCGCGTATTGTAAATATAGACACAGGCTCTCTTGCAAGCAAGCTACGTTCAAAAAAATCGCGTCAATACTTTCCTTATTATGACAATTTATTGCGCCAAAGCCTTAAATCATTTGAGAATCTTAAAAACTAA
- a CDS encoding FAD-linked oxidase C-terminal domain-containing protein, producing the protein MFNKSHIQAIKNIVGEENCYDDKAHLVAYCYDATRERYEPDAVVFPRNEQDVSLILAYCNEHKIPVIPRGAGSGFTGGALPVNGGIILALERYFNKILEIDEKNLIARVQPGVVNKMFQEAVEAKGLFYPPDPASQEYSTLGGNVSENAGGMRAAKYGITKDYVMALRAVLPNGDIIRAGKKTIKDVAGFNVAGILIASEGSLAVITEITLKLIAKPKFARSAMGVFADIESAMNAVYKTMASGITPVAMEFLDNLSIRAVEERFSKGLPIDAGAILITQVDGDMPEQVSFQLETLQERFKENGCIEFKIAQNDEEAQNLWFARRNVSQSITIYGKKKLNEDITVPRSALPELLNRISALSGKYSFKIPCFGHTGDGNVHVNVMVPDPNDKQSLNKGYECIEEIFKIAIALEGTLSGEHGIGLSKAPFMRLAFSEAEMNLFAHIKKAFDPNNILNPGKMGLNMENV; encoded by the coding sequence ATGTTCAATAAGTCTCACATTCAAGCTATAAAAAATATTGTGGGAGAGGAAAATTGTTATGATGACAAGGCACATTTGGTGGCATATTGTTATGATGCTACAAGGGAACGTTATGAACCTGATGCGGTAGTGTTTCCGCGCAATGAACAAGATGTGAGCTTAATTTTAGCCTATTGTAATGAGCATAAAATACCTGTTATTCCACGCGGTGCAGGAAGTGGATTCACAGGTGGAGCATTACCTGTGAATGGAGGAATTATCCTTGCATTGGAGCGATATTTTAATAAGATTCTAGAAATTGATGAAAAAAACCTTATAGCGCGTGTCCAACCCGGTGTAGTTAATAAAATGTTTCAAGAAGCCGTGGAGGCAAAGGGTTTATTTTATCCACCTGACCCAGCAAGTCAAGAATACAGCACGCTTGGAGGAAATGTCAGCGAAAATGCAGGCGGTATGCGTGCTGCAAAATATGGCATTACTAAAGATTATGTTATGGCGTTGCGTGCAGTGCTTCCAAATGGCGATATAATTCGCGCAGGAAAAAAAACAATTAAAGATGTCGCAGGATTTAATGTCGCGGGGATTCTCATAGCGAGTGAGGGTTCGCTCGCAGTGATTACTGAAATTACGCTTAAACTTATTGCTAAGCCGAAGTTTGCGCGTTCGGCTATGGGTGTGTTTGCTGATATAGAATCTGCAATGAATGCTGTGTATAAAACAATGGCAAGTGGAATTACGCCTGTGGCAATGGAGTTTTTGGACAATTTGAGCATTCGTGCCGTAGAAGAGCGATTTTCTAAAGGATTGCCCATTGATGCTGGAGCGATACTTATTACTCAAGTTGATGGCGATATGCCAGAGCAAGTAAGTTTTCAGCTTGAGACTTTGCAGGAGCGATTTAAAGAAAATGGTTGCATTGAGTTTAAAATTGCGCAAAATGACGAGGAAGCACAAAACCTGTGGTTTGCAAGACGCAATGTGAGCCAAAGTATTACAATTTATGGCAAAAAAAAGCTCAACGAAGACATCACCGTGCCTCGTTCCGCGCTCCCCGAGCTGCTTAATAGAATCTCCGCATTGAGTGGCAAATATAGCTTTAAGATTCCCTGCTTTGGACATACAGGCGATGGCAATGTGCATGTAAATGTAATGGTGCCTGACCCAAATGATAAGCAATCCCTTAACAAAGGATATGAGTGTATTGAGGAGATTTTTAAAATTGCGATTGCACTTGAGGGCACACTTAGTGGTGAGCACGGCATAGGTTTGTCAAAAGCACCTTTTATGCGTTTAGCTTTTAGCGAGGCAGAGATGAATTTATTTGCTCATATCAAAAAAGCTTTTGACCCCAACAATATTCTTAACCCGGGAAAAATGGGGCTTAATATGGAGAATGTATAG
- a CDS encoding YiiX/YebB-like N1pC/P60 family cysteine hydrolase, with amino-acid sequence MSGKLTSKLIYLALGFVAISATKLLYTLYPFNTSHTSFTDTSQILNTLPSLEIGDIILREGKGIESIVIQTLSNHPYTHIGLIVSTQPIIILHATPDDNPTKPNQVILSSLDEFLFHAKQIAIKRFDFSTKTREKIALEATLWLGEPFVLSGDTSSLYCTTLLESILSPHITLNLPYEYIDFSAFKGTYLFPKAFFESPQSTLIYQSDSIHSPY; translated from the coding sequence ATGAGTGGAAAATTAACCTCTAAACTTATTTATCTTGCTCTTGGCTTTGTGGCAATCAGTGCTACAAAGCTTTTATACACTCTATACCCTTTTAATACATCACACACTTCTTTTACAGATACATCTCAAATTCTAAACACACTTCCTTCGCTTGAAATAGGTGATATTATCTTGCGAGAGGGCAAAGGTATAGAAAGCATAGTCATACAAACATTAAGCAACCACCCCTATACACATATTGGTTTAATAGTCTCCACACAGCCTATTATCATTCTTCACGCCACACCCGATGATAATCCCACAAAACCCAACCAAGTGATACTTAGCTCACTTGATGAATTTCTTTTCCACGCAAAACAAATCGCCATTAAACGTTTTGATTTTTCTACTAAGACGCGTGAAAAAATTGCCCTTGAAGCTACTCTATGGCTTGGAGAGCCTTTTGTTTTAAGCGGAGATACTTCATCATTATACTGCACTACACTTTTAGAATCTATCCTCTCTCCCCACATTACACTCAATTTACCCTATGAATATATAGATTTTTCCGCTTTTAAAGGAACTTATCTTTTTCCCAAAGCCTTTTTTGAATCTCCTCAATCAACTTTAATTTATCAATCAGATTCTATACATTCTCCATATTAA
- a CDS encoding DUF4878 domain-containing protein, which translates to MTILRKLILALGLGMIALLFVACGESSPKDVAIAFTEDVYKGNGDKLIKYINLSKKEKEMKEVIEGKLKAAATKAERKAQESDGIEKIEVVSEDVKEEKAIIKVLVRFKNGSENDETIKLIKVDDEWKINL; encoded by the coding sequence ATGACAATACTAAGAAAGTTAATTTTGGCTTTAGGTTTAGGAATGATTGCTCTTTTGTTTGTTGCTTGTGGAGAAAGCTCACCCAAAGATGTGGCGATAGCTTTTACCGAAGATGTGTATAAAGGCAATGGTGATAAATTGATAAAATACATCAATTTGTCTAAAAAAGAAAAAGAGATGAAAGAAGTTATTGAAGGTAAGCTCAAAGCTGCAGCGACAAAGGCAGAACGCAAAGCCCAAGAATCTGATGGGATAGAGAAGATTGAAGTTGTCTCTGAAGATGTCAAAGAGGAAAAAGCAATCATTAAAGTGCTTGTGCGTTTTAAAAATGGAAGCGAAAATGATGAGACAATAAAGCTTATTAAAGTTGATGATGAGTGGAAAATTAACCTCTAA
- a CDS encoding MFS transporter, giving the protein MTLHKKIFFINLLPILLISLNLRAPITSVGPIVELLRDYYHLSAAQAGLLTSLPLFAFGIISFIVAIFQPTKAMFLGLLCILTGEIVRCMGGSVELFIGTAIMGGGIAVANVLLPSFVKTKFPRDVPKIMGIYSLVINISATLGIAAILPLTHILSVPMAMGCWASLAIMAILSYLPQMTNHRISRPKVKIHFRGTLWANLSAWNITLFMGFTSIIGYSFFTWYPSFIISFGYTQSFASNMMILSQMIVIPSSFFAPLILGSLSQERKKIFIGSICGLYMLSFSTLLYTQDLWVIVLVSILLGIPVGGVFGIALLLISSKSANVQIATKLSAMAQGIGYLLACLAPVLIGKLYDLYHNFTYSLITLLCLSVMLNIIGFLAYKSPPIQTP; this is encoded by the coding sequence ATGACATTACATAAAAAAATCTTTTTCATTAATCTTTTACCTATTTTGCTTATCAGTCTCAATCTTCGCGCACCTATCACTTCTGTGGGACCAATAGTTGAATTGCTTAGAGATTATTATCATCTAAGTGCAGCACAAGCGGGATTACTCACTTCTTTACCACTTTTTGCATTTGGTATTATTTCTTTCATAGTCGCGATTTTTCAGCCTACAAAAGCAATGTTTCTAGGACTTTTATGTATTCTCACAGGAGAGATTGTGCGATGTATGGGCGGAAGTGTAGAGCTATTTATTGGCACGGCGATTATGGGAGGTGGCATTGCAGTAGCCAATGTCTTGCTTCCTAGCTTTGTTAAGACAAAATTTCCTCGCGATGTCCCTAAAATTATGGGCATTTATAGCCTTGTGATTAATATTTCTGCCACGCTTGGCATTGCTGCAATTTTACCTCTCACACATATTCTATCTGTGCCTATGGCTATGGGCTGCTGGGCAAGCTTGGCAATAATGGCAATCCTAAGCTACCTGCCTCAAATGACAAATCATAGAATCTCACGTCCAAAAGTAAAAATACACTTCAGGGGCACGCTTTGGGCAAATTTAAGCGCGTGGAATATTACGCTCTTTATGGGATTTACAAGCATAATCGGTTATAGTTTTTTTACTTGGTATCCTAGCTTTATCATCTCTTTTGGTTACACTCAATCTTTTGCCTCAAATATGATGATTCTATCCCAAATGATTGTTATTCCCTCCTCGTTTTTTGCACCGCTTATACTCGGCTCACTCTCACAAGAGCGCAAAAAGATTTTTATAGGGAGTATCTGTGGGCTTTATATGCTTAGCTTTTCTACTTTGCTTTATACGCAGGATTTATGGGTGATTGTGCTTGTTTCAATACTTCTTGGAATCCCAGTTGGAGGTGTATTTGGCATTGCCTTACTGCTTATTTCAAGCAAAAGTGCTAATGTGCAAATTGCCACTAAACTCTCTGCTATGGCTCAAGGTATAGGTTATCTCCTTGCTTGTCTTGCTCCTGTGCTTATTGGCAAGCTCTATGATTTATATCACAATTTCACATATTCGCTTATTACACTTTTATGCCTAAGTGTAATGCTTAATATTATTGGATTCCTTGCATACAAATCTCCGCCGATACAAACTCCTTGA
- a CDS encoding acetolactate synthase large subunit has translation MKVMTGAQMLIQALHLEGVKVVFGYPGGAVLHIYDEIYKQNYFSHILARHEQGAVHSADGYARSSGEVGVAIITSGPGFTNAITGIATAYTDSIPLVVISGQVPITQIGTDAFQEIDAVGISRPCTKHNFLVRNIAELPRILKEAFYIARSGRQGPVLVDIPKDITGTLGEFTYPESVALQSYKPTIKGNSRQIKKLCEAIMSAQKPLFYIGGGAILSNASEIIREIVHCTGIPCAETLLARGVLRYDDENLLGMLGMHGSYAANMAISECDLLVCLGARFDDRVTGKLSEFAKNAKIAHIDIDPSSIGKIVAVDYPIVGDLKHIVSDMMIELSGYDTQKIMKWREHLRSYALAHPMNFEDSVDSIKPQWIIQRLGEHLGENAIITTDVGQHQMWAAQFYPFSFPRQFLSSGGLGTMGYGLPAALGAKLAREDKTIINITGDGSILMNIQELMTCVVYGIPFVNVILNNNYLGMVRQWQSFFYEHRFSHTDLSLQPDFIKLIESFGGVGFRVEKKSEFDGALQKALDSKKVAFIEVMIDRYEDVLPMVPSGGAIYEMILSSEKKAFKEEE, from the coding sequence ATGAAAGTAATGACAGGAGCCCAAATGCTTATTCAAGCCTTACATCTTGAGGGTGTAAAGGTTGTTTTTGGCTATCCGGGCGGCGCAGTATTACATATTTATGATGAGATTTATAAACAAAACTATTTTTCACATATTCTTGCACGACACGAACAAGGTGCGGTGCATTCGGCTGATGGTTATGCGCGTAGTAGCGGAGAGGTGGGTGTAGCAATCATCACTTCAGGTCCGGGATTTACAAATGCTATTACAGGTATCGCCACAGCCTATACAGATTCTATTCCTCTTGTCGTTATTAGCGGACAAGTGCCTATTACGCAAATTGGCACTGACGCATTCCAAGAAATTGACGCAGTGGGGATTTCTCGCCCTTGCACAAAGCATAATTTTTTAGTGCGTAATATTGCCGAATTACCCAGAATCCTTAAAGAAGCTTTTTATATTGCGCGAAGTGGGAGGCAAGGTCCTGTGCTTGTAGATATTCCAAAGGATATTACGGGCACTTTAGGCGAATTTACCTATCCCGAATCTGTTGCACTTCAAAGCTATAAGCCTACCATAAAAGGCAATTCGCGTCAGATTAAAAAACTTTGTGAAGCTATTATGAGTGCGCAAAAACCTTTATTTTATATTGGTGGAGGAGCTATACTTTCAAATGCAAGTGAGATTATCCGTGAAATCGTGCATTGCACAGGGATTCCGTGTGCTGAAACACTTCTTGCGCGTGGGGTGCTAAGATATGATGATGAGAATCTGCTTGGTATGCTTGGTATGCACGGAAGCTATGCTGCAAATATGGCAATAAGTGAGTGTGATTTGCTTGTATGTTTGGGTGCGCGCTTTGATGATAGGGTAACAGGCAAGTTGAGCGAATTTGCAAAAAATGCAAAAATTGCCCATATTGATATTGACCCAAGCTCTATTGGCAAAATTGTGGCGGTGGATTATCCTATTGTAGGGGATTTGAAGCATATTGTATCAGATATGATGATTGAGCTAAGCGGATATGATACGCAAAAAATTATGAAATGGAGAGAGCATTTGCGCTCTTATGCGCTTGCACACCCTATGAATTTTGAAGATAGTGTAGATTCCATTAAACCTCAATGGATTATCCAAAGACTTGGTGAGCATTTAGGCGAGAATGCAATCATTACTACTGATGTGGGGCAGCATCAAATGTGGGCAGCGCAGTTTTATCCTTTTAGCTTTCCGCGTCAATTTTTAAGCAGTGGTGGGCTTGGCACAATGGGCTATGGTTTGCCTGCAGCACTTGGCGCAAAACTCGCGCGTGAAGATAAAACTATTATTAATATTACAGGTGATGGCTCAATTTTAATGAATATCCAAGAGTTGATGACTTGTGTTGTGTATGGCATTCCTTTTGTCAATGTGATTTTAAACAATAATTATTTAGGAATGGTGCGACAATGGCAAAGCTTCTTTTATGAGCATCGTTTTTCGCATACGGATTTGAGTTTGCAGCCTGATTTTATTAAACTTATAGAATCTTTTGGTGGTGTAGGCTTTAGAGTAGAGAAAAAAAGTGAATTTGACGGGGCACTTCAAAAGGCATTAGATTCTAAAAAAGTGGCATTTATTGAAGTAATGATAGATAGATACGAAGATGTCTTGCCAATGGTGCCAAGCGGGGGAGCAATCTATGAGATGATTCTCTCAAGTGAAAAAAAAGCTTTCAAAGAAGAGGAGTAA
- the ilvN gene encoding acetolactate synthase small subunit, protein MEAKNTELKKSICINVINEHSVLARISGLFSARGYNIESLTTAPIPNSNLSRITIVTQGSEVVIEQIIKQLHKLIPVVSVISSDDLLEKEAVLVKIPLSESLADIEALCKAYNGKIANANEKYIIVIATDKPSAINQFIAAIRIFNPKEIIRSGVIAMER, encoded by the coding sequence ATGGAAGCAAAAAATACAGAGCTCAAAAAAAGCATTTGTATAAATGTTATCAATGAGCATAGCGTTTTAGCAAGGATTTCAGGGCTTTTTTCTGCGCGTGGATACAATATAGAATCTCTGACTACTGCTCCTATTCCCAATAGCAATCTCTCGCGCATTACGATTGTAACACAAGGTTCTGAAGTTGTTATTGAGCAGATTATCAAACAACTTCATAAGCTTATTCCCGTAGTGAGCGTTATTTCAAGTGATGATTTGCTTGAGAAGGAAGCGGTGTTGGTAAAGATTCCATTAAGTGAATCTTTGGCAGATATAGAGGCGTTGTGTAAGGCTTATAATGGCAAGATTGCAAATGCGAATGAAAAATATATTATTGTGATTGCCACCGATAAACCTTCAGCGATTAATCAATTTATTGCAGCTATTAGAATCTTTAACCCAAAAGAGATTATACGAAGTGGCGTAATTGCTATGGAACGATAA
- a CDS encoding pyridoxine 5'-phosphate synthase produces the protein MSIRLGVNIDHIATLREARAIYEPDPLEAVFIAKNAGAHQITFHLREDRRHIHDSDVQRIVQSSPLPINIECALDEKIIDYLCGLKPQRITLVPEKREEITTEGGLDIESHYDSIRDTLKAFESCGIASALFIDPKKEAIFLARELGAQAVELHTGRYANLMLMAYSNLSRTHRALQEFALPTQEINEEISRTLDDIAQCAKLATSTIDTRHLECFAGHGLNYQNVSAIAQIPQISELNIGHSIIARAVFVGLERAIIQMRETMCQK, from the coding sequence ATGTCTATACGATTAGGTGTGAATATTGATCATATTGCGACTTTGCGTGAAGCAAGGGCTATTTATGAGCCCGACCCACTTGAAGCAGTTTTTATTGCAAAAAATGCAGGTGCGCATCAAATCACATTTCATTTGCGTGAGGATAGGCGACATATTCACGACAGCGATGTCCAGCGTATCGTGCAATCAAGTCCTTTGCCCATTAACATAGAATGCGCACTTGATGAAAAAATTATTGATTATCTTTGTGGCTTAAAGCCCCAACGCATTACACTTGTGCCTGAAAAACGAGAGGAAATCACCACAGAGGGTGGATTGGATATAGAATCTCATTATGATAGCATTCGCGATACACTCAAAGCTTTTGAATCTTGTGGCATTGCGAGTGCGCTTTTTATTGATCCTAAAAAGGAAGCCATTTTCCTTGCGCGTGAGCTTGGTGCGCAGGCAGTAGAGCTTCATACAGGCAGATATGCAAATTTGATGCTTATGGCATACAGCAATCTCTCTCGCACACATCGTGCTTTGCAAGAGTTTGCGCTTCCCACACAAGAAATAAATGAGGAGATTTCTCGCACACTTGATGATATTGCACAATGTGCTAAACTTGCCACTTCAACTATTGATACGCGTCATCTTGAATGCTTTGCGGGGCACGGATTGAATTATCAAAATGTAAGCGCAATCGCGCAGATTCCACAAATAAGTGAGCTTAATATCGGGCATAGTATTATTGCAAGGGCTGTATTTGTAGGATTGGAGCGAGCAATTATACAAATGCGAGAGACAATGTGCCAAAAATAG
- the pdxA gene encoding 4-hydroxythreonine-4-phosphate dehydrogenase has protein sequence MPKIAISVGDVNGIGLEIALRTHHQIIRFCEPLYCAHREVLESASALLDFPLPQDMQCVADFEYPRGGLIEPNCVSAKSGKYSYESFMQGVNLTQSKQCAALVTLPIHKKAWQKAGISFVGHTHALSSICGVDSIMMLGCPSLFIALFTDHIALSQVSACVTQERVKDFLLRFAQGVNLNEPCCVLGLNPHCGDEGIMGSEDKQINAAVSEVNMQLGKKIFFGAYPPDSAFSPFNREKFRYFVSMYHDVGLAPLKALYFEQSINVSLNLPILRTSVDHGVAYDKAYKKGSNISTQSYLNAVQYAANNVLR, from the coding sequence GTGCCAAAAATAGCTATTAGCGTAGGTGATGTCAATGGTATAGGGCTTGAAATTGCATTAAGGACACATCATCAAATCATAAGATTCTGTGAGCCTCTGTATTGTGCGCATAGAGAAGTTTTGGAATCTGCAAGTGCGCTTTTGGATTTTCCTTTGCCCCAAGATATGCAATGTGTAGCTGATTTTGAATATCCTCGTGGTGGTTTAATTGAGCCAAATTGTGTAAGTGCGAAAAGTGGAAAATATAGTTATGAAAGTTTTATGCAAGGAGTAAATCTTACTCAAAGCAAGCAATGTGCAGCTTTAGTAACTCTGCCTATTCATAAGAAAGCGTGGCAAAAAGCAGGTATTAGCTTTGTAGGGCATACTCACGCGCTTTCATCAATATGTGGTGTAGATTCTATAATGATGCTTGGTTGCCCCTCTCTTTTTATTGCTCTTTTTACAGACCATATTGCCCTTTCACAAGTGAGTGCGTGTGTTACACAAGAGCGGGTGAAGGATTTTTTACTGCGTTTTGCTCAAGGAGTGAATCTCAATGAGCCTTGCTGTGTGTTAGGGCTTAATCCTCATTGCGGAGATGAGGGCATTATGGGAAGTGAGGATAAGCAGATAAATGCAGCCGTGAGTGAGGTAAATATGCAACTTGGCAAAAAGATTTTCTTTGGTGCATACCCACCTGATAGTGCATTTTCGCCTTTCAATAGAGAGAAGTTTAGATATTTTGTGAGTATGTATCACGATGTAGGTTTAGCACCTTTAAAGGCATTATATTTTGAACAAAGTATTAATGTTAGTCTTAATCTTCCAATACTGCGCACTTCAGTGGATCACGGTGTAGCCTATGATAAGGCATATAAAAAAGGAAGCAATATAAGCACTCAAAGCTATCTCAACGCAGTGCAATACGCTGCAAATAATGTTTTGCGATAG
- a CDS encoding phosphatase PAP2 family protein, giving the protein MWRHFLVKLVLLYLVIAPPPVQARENQFEQFGDAFRFLPVYVMVVSLAMEDYEGVGQLALGTLGTQLVTEGIKWGFDSAHKNGNSVAFAKRPCCEDWKGMPSGHASGAFSAVGFVYYRYGWKPAIPVGILAVLTAASRVEAKKHSILQVSVGAALAWGFSYIFTHKYMPKNTMIMPNVDTDMQGNPALSLNVRYSF; this is encoded by the coding sequence ATGTGGCGGCATTTTCTAGTCAAGTTGGTATTGCTTTATCTTGTTATTGCCCCCCCCCCTGTGCAGGCAAGAGAGAATCAATTTGAGCAATTTGGCGATGCGTTTAGGTTTTTACCTGTGTATGTGATGGTGGTATCTTTAGCAATGGAGGATTATGAGGGTGTGGGGCAACTTGCACTCGGCACTTTAGGTACACAGCTTGTTACAGAGGGTATCAAATGGGGATTTGATAGCGCACATAAGAATGGTAATAGTGTAGCTTTTGCTAAAAGACCTTGTTGTGAGGATTGGAAAGGTATGCCAAGCGGACACGCAAGTGGTGCATTTAGTGCAGTGGGATTTGTATATTATCGTTATGGTTGGAAACCTGCTATTCCTGTGGGTATCCTAGCGGTGCTCACTGCTGCTTCAAGAGTAGAGGCGAAGAAACATTCAATTTTACAAGTAAGTGTAGGGGCAGCTCTTGCGTGGGGATTCTCATATATTTTTACACATAAATATATGCCTAAAAACACGATGATTATGCCAAATGTTGATACAGATATGCAGGGCAATCCTGCTTTAAGCCTTAATGTGCGATATAGCTTTTAA